A region of the Candidatus Eisenbacteria bacterium genome:
TCCAGGACGACCCGTTCCTGCCCGTGGAGGCCATCCACGGCTGCTACTGCAACGTCATGGGGCTGCCCCTATGGACGGCGTACCGGCTCCTGCGCGAGGCCGGCTGCGTGGCGCCCCGGCGCCCCGGCGAAACGCTCTCGCGCTGCGCCGTGTGCCCGATGAACTTCTAGCCGACCCGAGACTTCGTCCTGGGTCGGGGCGAGTATGAGGCCTCTGTGGGACGCGCGACCGGCATGCCGCGGCCGGCGAAGCCGGCGCGACAGACGAGGTACGCGCGGGTGAGGGCCGGTCTGCTAGACGCTGAAGGTAAGGAGACGGGCTTCGTCCCTGGCGTTGGGTTTGGCTTTGAGGCCGGGGATCAGCCAGCGCGCGTGGTGCTTCAGGTGCCGCATCAGCACGGTCACCTGGGGGTGAGGGCCGGTCGCCTTGTAGACCCCGTAGATCGCGAAGAAGAGGACGAGCGAGGCCAGGAACGATCCGATCCAGGCGACGAGCCAGCGGCGGTCGATCTGCCGTACCTCGTACTGATGACGGGTGAGGACTCGTGAGCTTGCGGACGGCATCGAGACGCATTGTACACGTCACACGGGGGGTGTTTCCAGCAAAGTGCGTGTCTCGCTGAGTCAGATCACGACCCTGCGCTGGTCGTTCGAGGAGGACGTGGCCTTCTACGCGTCGGCCGGCGTTCACGCGGTCGGCGTCTCGGTGCGGAAGCTCGAAGCCGTCGGCGTCTCGCGGGCCGTGCGACTCCTGAAGGACGCCGGGCTCGCCGTTTCGTGCCTCACCTCGTCGGGTGGCTTCCCCCTCGACGACGCGGAGGGGACGCGCGCGACGCTCGAGCGGACGCGCGGGCATCTCGCAGCCGCGGCGGAGCTGGGCGCCGCGTGCCTCTTCGTCCTGCCGGGGCATGCGCCGGCGTGGTCGTGGGAGGAGCAGGCCGAGCGGGCGCATCCGCTCTTTGCGGAGCTCGTGCCCGAGGCCGCGCGCCTCGGCGTGCGCCTCGCGATCGAGCCGGTGAGCCAGCTGCGGATGGACCTCGGGTTCCTGCACACCTTCGCCGACGCGCTCGACTACGCGGACGAGCTCGGCTCGCCACAGGTCGGCGTGGTCCTCGAGCTGAACAACGCCTGGATCGAGCGCGACCTCTACCGCAACATTCGCGAGCGCACGTCACGCATCGCCGTCGTGCAGGTGAACGACTTCAAGGTCGGGACGCTCGCGGCGAGCGACCGCGTGGTCATGGGCGACGGCGACATCCCGCTGCGCCGCATCCTGCGGGCCCTGGACGCCGCCGGCTATGCCGGCTGGTACGACATCGAGCTGCTCGGCCCGCGCATCGAGGCCGAGGGCTACGCCGCGGTCGTGCCGCGCGCGCTCGCGGCCTTCGACGCGCTGTGGACGTAGACGGCCACGCTTGCGGGCAGGCGCGGGGGAGCGCTAGACACGTCGACTACGGTACTCGGAAAGGGGACGTGCACATGAGGCTCAAGGACAAGGTCGCGCTCATCACCGGCGCGGGGCAGGGCATCGGCGAGGCCTATGCCAAGCGGTTCGCCGCCGAGGGCGCGACGGTCGTCGTCGCCGACATCAACGCCGAGAAGGGCCAGGCCGTCGCCAAGGCGCTCGGGGCTCCGCACGTCTTCGAGCGGGTCGACGTCTCGAACGAGGCCGACACGCAGCGGGCGGCCAAGGCCGTGTTCGATCGCTTCGGGAAGATCAACGTCCTCGTGAACAACGCGGCCATCTTCTACGGCATCGACAACTTCGACAGCTCCTTCGCGTACCTGAAGAAGATCTTCGACGTGAACTACTTCGGCGCCTGGCTCATGAGCCGCGCCGTCTTCCCGTACATGGTGAAGAGCGGCGGCGGCTCGATCATCAACCAGTCGTCGTCGGCGGCCTGGCTCCACCCCGAGTACCCGGTCTTCGACGACAACCTGCCGTCGTTCCACTACAGCGTGACGAAGGCCGCGATCAACGCGATGACGCACTACATGGCCGGCAGCATCGGCAAGCACAACATCCGCGTGAACGCGATCGCGCCGGGCCCGACCATGACCGAGGCGACCAAGCAGGGCGTGCCGGAGGTCTACCTCCAGCACATCATCGACACGCAGATGGCGATCCATCGCGCGCTCGAGCCCGAGGACGTGACGGGCGCGGCGGTGTTTCTCGCGTCCGACGACTCGTCGTTCGTGACCGGCCAGTGCATCCCGGTCGACGGCGGCATGGTGATGCTCGGCTGATGGCGACCGGGGCGAAGCCGCTGGTCGGCATCCTCATGGGGTCCCAGTCCGACTGGGAGGTGATGAAGAACGCCTGCGACACGCTCGACTCGCTCGGCATCCCGAACGAGCCGCGCGTGATGTCGGCGCACCGGAGCCCCGATCTCGTCGTCGAGTACGTGACGGCGGCCGAGGGCCGCGGCATCGAGGTCCTGATCGCGGCCGCCGGCGGTGCGGCGCATCTCGCCGGCGTCGTCGCGGCGAAGACGTCCCTGCCGGTGCTGGGCGTCCCCATGCACTCGGCGTCGCTGAACGGGCTCGACTCGCTGCTCTCCATGGTGCAGATGCCGGCCGGCATCCCGGTCGCGACGCTCGCGATCGGGAAGCCCGGAGCGATCAACGCGGCGCTCTTCGCGGCGGCGATCCTCGCGAACAAGCACCCCGACGTGAAGAAGGCGCTCGAGCTCTATCGAACGCGCCAGACCGAGAAGGTTCGGGCCGGCGTCGATCCGCGCAAGGCGACCTGACGGCGAGCGCGGTCAGATCACTTCCTGCTCGCGCAACCGACCCACCTCGTCCCACGAGTAGCCGAGGAGCTCCGTCAGGATCTCCTCGGTGTGCTGGCCGAACTCCGGGGCAGGGCGGCGCAGCGATCCCGGCGTCTCGCTGAGCCCGATCGGCACGCCTACGACCTGCGTCGGGCCGAAGGTCGGGTGCTCGAAGGTCGTGACGTACCGGTTCGCCTGCACCTGGGGGTCGTCGGGGAGCTGGTCGACCGAGTTCACGACCGAGACGATGAAGTCGCCGCCGCTGCGCAGAGCCTCC
Encoded here:
- a CDS encoding sugar phosphate isomerase/epimerase family protein, yielding MRVSLSQITTLRWSFEEDVAFYASAGVHAVGVSVRKLEAVGVSRAVRLLKDAGLAVSCLTSSGGFPLDDAEGTRATLERTRGHLAAAAELGAACLFVLPGHAPAWSWEEQAERAHPLFAELVPEAARLGVRLAIEPVSQLRMDLGFLHTFADALDYADELGSPQVGVVLELNNAWIERDLYRNIRERTSRIAVVQVNDFKVGTLAASDRVVMGDGDIPLRRILRALDAAGYAGWYDIELLGPRIEAEGYAAVVPRALAAFDALWT
- a CDS encoding glucose 1-dehydrogenase produces the protein MRLKDKVALITGAGQGIGEAYAKRFAAEGATVVVADINAEKGQAVAKALGAPHVFERVDVSNEADTQRAAKAVFDRFGKINVLVNNAAIFYGIDNFDSSFAYLKKIFDVNYFGAWLMSRAVFPYMVKSGGGSIINQSSSAAWLHPEYPVFDDNLPSFHYSVTKAAINAMTHYMAGSIGKHNIRVNAIAPGPTMTEATKQGVPEVYLQHIIDTQMAIHRALEPEDVTGAAVFLASDDSSFVTGQCIPVDGGMVMLG
- the purE gene encoding 5-(carboxyamino)imidazole ribonucleotide mutase: MATGAKPLVGILMGSQSDWEVMKNACDTLDSLGIPNEPRVMSAHRSPDLVVEYVTAAEGRGIEVLIAAAGGAAHLAGVVAAKTSLPVLGVPMHSASLNGLDSLLSMVQMPAGIPVATLAIGKPGAINAALFAAAILANKHPDVKKALELYRTRQTEKVRAGVDPRKAT